From one Triticum aestivum cultivar Chinese Spring chromosome 4B, IWGSC CS RefSeq v2.1, whole genome shotgun sequence genomic stretch:
- the LOC123094248 gene encoding uncharacterized protein, with the protein MGEGAACSFTPGRRGVLWRWRGLGRRRKLQVARLGGGGVSTSGGRGRCRGLLRRLRLRWLRRAVRKLAAIYMAALAGPPAWVGVEPCFATPFVFVPNARPFFL; encoded by the coding sequence ATGGGGGAGGGCGCGGCATGCAGCTTCACGCCGGGGCGCCGGGGGGTGCTGTGGCGGTGGCGCGGCCTCGGCCGGCGCCGTAAGCTCCAGGTCgcccggctcggcggcggcggcgtaagCACAAGCGGTGGCCGTGGCCGTTGCCGCGGGCTCCTGCGGCGGCTCCGCCTGCGCTGGCTCCGGCGCGCCGTCCGCAAGCTGGCCGCGATCTACATGGCGGCGCTGGCAGGCCCGCCGGCGTGGGTCGGCGTGGAGCCCTGCTTCGCCACGCCCTTCGTCTTCGTCCCCAACGCCCGACCGTTCTTCTTGTGA
- the LOC123094247 gene encoding ankyrin-3 — protein MESSPPPPPRPVDKTYFYSWLEHRTNADPGSLESELLEAIQDGDVEGLKDMVSSMDKQDRAKLADMHIDGTGLLQLASFLAEMEVCKYFVEELGFDVNAGDLTGGVTPLSSAALFGEVAVARYLLDNGADPNKLDDRGSVALHNAAKSGNGEVVDLLLSRGARVDIAVTHGTPLHIAASYGNTGAVKILLDHHADPNRVSEVSGTPLVTALHCTKHGVSESDSLECVKLLVKAGADVNSAHPSIPLVVATTVGLADCIKYLLEAGVDPNILDEQHRRMPIQIAASFGRRSHVEILFPFTSPIRAVANWSVEGIIAHEKSRCSISKDESCNKIDDKVAVLKSQGKEAVKRKDYLRASNLYTKALELRYLDETLYSNRSLCYLKTGKPQKALLDADICIARKPEWVKGYYRKGAAHMSLKEYEEASEAFQDGLELDPGNDEIKKALREAWEAMSKDEAAGGSIESID, from the exons ATggagtcgtcgccgccgccgccgccgcgccccgtggACAAGACCTACTTCTACAGCTGGCTGGAGCACCGCACCAACG CCGACCCCGGctcgctggagagcgagctgctcGAGGCGATTCAGGACGGAGATGTGGAGGGCCTCAAGG ATATGGTGAGTAGCATGGACAAACAGGATAGGGCAAAGCTTGCTGATATGCATATAGATGGCACGGGGTTACTACAATTAGCATCATTCCTTGCTGAAATGGAAGTATGCAAGTACTTCGTGGAGGAGCTCGGGTTTGACGTCAATGCTGGTGACCTCACTGGCG GTGtaacacctctgagttctgcagcATTGTTTGGAGAAGTTGCCGTTGCAAGATATCTTCTTGACAATGGAGCTGATCCGAATAAGCTAGATGATAGAGGCTCTGTTGCTCTGCATAATGCTGCAAAAAGcg GGAACGGGGAAGTAGTGGATCTGTTGTTATCTAGAGGGGCCAGAGTTGATATAGCCGTTACTCATGGAACACCACTTCATATTGCTGCTTCCTATGGGAACACTGGTGCTGTGAAGATTTTATTGGATCACCATGCAGAT CCAAACAGGGTTTCAGAAGTTTCAGGTACCCCTCTAGTTACGGCGCTTCATTGTACTAAACATGGAGTGAGTGAATCTGATTCATTGGAATGTGTGAAGCTACTTGTCAAG GCTGGCGCTGATGTGAATTCTGCTCATCCAAGTATTCCCTTGGTGGTGGCAACTACGGTTGGTTTGGCTGACTGTATTAAGTACTTGCTGGAGGCTGGCGTGGATCCTAACATTCTGGATGAACAG CATCGCCGTATGCCAATACAAATTGCTGCAAGTTTTGGAAGAAGAAGCCATGTGGAGATTCTATTTCCTTTCACTTCTCCCATTAGAGCAGTGGCAAACTGGTCAGTTGAAGGAATTATTGCTCACGAGAAGTCAAGATGCTCAATTTCCAAG GACGAGTCTTGTAACAAGATCGACGATAAAGTAGCCGTGCTGAAATCTCAAGGAAAAGAGGCAGTTAAGAGAAAGGACTACCTTCGCGCTTCAAATCTCTACACTAAG GCACTTGAACTTAGGTATTTAGATGAAACATTGTATTCAAATAGGAGCCTTTGCTACCTAAAAACAGGCAAGCCACAAAAGGCTTTGCTGGATGCTGATATTTGCATTGCAAGAAAACCCGAGTGGGTGAAAGGTTACTACCGGAAAGGAGCTGCTCATATGTCGCTCAAG GAGTACGAGGAAGCATCCGAAGCTTTCCAAGATGGACTGGAATTGGATCCTGGGAACGATGAGATAAAGAAAGCTTTGCG GGAGGCTTGGGAGGCGATGTCAAAGGATGAAGCCGCTGGAGGAAGCATCGAGTCCATAGATTAG